A genomic segment from Dermacentor silvarum isolate Dsil-2018 chromosome 11, BIME_Dsil_1.4, whole genome shotgun sequence encodes:
- the LOC119432508 gene encoding beta-1,3-galactosyltransferase 1 yields the protein MSSSVMKGLFSQPVGRVPLVSSMRTRYDAPPIRHFLASFVKRESVNFTGTSASETNDGTKYAIPTAGIIETTKTATSSSYSISTDTAGCGPTGGYNDMLALIAVFAACDHFEHRSTVRSTWGSALTTMPGLKVVFMLGKPGNDTVQERIAQENALHEDIVQGTFVDTYKNLTLKSLMMLRWAASFCPNAKFVLKIDDDVLLNVWDFAATLKRLAAVKLRRTIWGRVWTQSRPSRKTKGRYGKWYVPKSIFPNATYPDYVNGPAYLISGDSVPLLLRSVSVVPYFFIEDVYITGLLADKAGVRRVNDNGFAPERKHDIHPCGRPRVVTSHKWNPQSLRLAWRKMVGRIDRQRCMSLGLKAWLEGIDSL from the exons ATGTCGTCCAGTGTTATGAAAGGGCTCTTTTCGCAGCCTGTTGGTCGAGTTCCGCTTGTCAGTAGcatgagaacaag ATACGATGCGCCCCCGATACGACACTTCTTGGCTAGCTTTGTGAAGCGAGAGTCTGTTAACttcaccggcacctctgcttcaGAGACTAATGATGGCACCAAGTACGCCATACCCACAGCTGGTATTATTGAGACAACGAAGACAGCTACATCTTCTTCCTACTCGATATCAACGGACACAGCTGGCTGCGGCCCGACAGGTGGATACAACGACATGCTGGCTCTCATAGCAGTGTTCGCAGCGTGTGACCACTTCGAGCATCGTTCTACCGTGCGAAGCACATGGGGTAGCGCCTTGACCACAATGCCTGGCCTCAAAGTGGTTTTTATGCTCGGCAAACCTGGAAACGACACCGTTCAGGAGCGCATCGCTCAGGAGAACGCATTGCACGAGGACATTGTGCAGGGCACCTTCGTCGACACTTACAAAAACCTTACCTTGAAGTCTCTGATGATGCTGCGCTGGGCCGCAAGCTTCTGTCCGAATGCCAAGTTCGTGCTCAAGATTGACGACGACGTGTTGCTCAATGTCTGGGACTTTGCCGCCACCCTTAAACGTCTGGCTGCCGTCAAACTACGGCGAACCATATGGGGAAGGGTGTGGACACAGTCGAGACCATCGCGTAAAACGAAGGGACGTTACGGCAAGTGGTACGTCCCAAAGTCGATATTTCCAAACGCGACGTATCCGGACTACGTCAATGGGCCCGCTTATCTTATCTCGGGCGACTCTGTGCCGCTTTTGCTTCGCAGCGTGAGTGTCGTGCCGTACTTCTTCATCGAAGATGTCTACATCACGGGTCTCCTGGCCGACAAGGCTGGTGTTCGTCGTGTGAATGACAACGGGTTTGCACCCGAGCGTAAGCATGACATCCACCCCTGCGGAAGACCAAGGGTCGTTACGAGCCACAAGTGGAATCCGCAAAGTCTGCGCCTTGCGTGGAGAAAGATGGTTGGCAGAATCGACAGGCAACGGTGCATGTCCTTGGGGCTAAAGGCTTGGTTGGAAGGTATTGACTCACTGTGA